From the Balearica regulorum gibbericeps isolate bBalReg1 chromosome 4, bBalReg1.pri, whole genome shotgun sequence genome, one window contains:
- the LOC104635119 gene encoding UDP-glucuronosyltransferase 2C1 isoform X1 codes for MMGPSFPWLLWACACCWSTGLCGKVVVWPTDASHWINVKVLLEELVVRGHEVTVLVPSSNLLINYQDTSSPFTFEVLQVPFTQKTLDAIMEDFLNFWINEVSNFSPWEIMWRMKEDLEAFTNMSRQTCDTLVMNPQLIAKLQQAKFDVLLADPLSVGGELIAEILAIPFVYSFRFSDGNAVERLCGGLPSPPSYVPASTRGMTDQMSFMERLQNFLFYFYIDLFFLTFWRDEWDWYYTNVLGRPTTLCETMGKAEIWLIRTYWDFEFPRPFLPNFEFVGGLHCQPAKPLPKEMEEFVQSSGEHGIVVFSLGSMVHNLTDEKSNLIARALSQLPQKVLWRYKGKKPETLGSNTRIYDWIPQNDLLGHPLAKAFITHGGTNGIYEAIYHGIPMVGIPMFADQHDNIAHMRAKGAAVELDFSTMKTQDLVDALKTVINNSTYKENALRLSKIHHDQPVKPLDRAVFWIEFVMRHKGAKHLRPAAHHLTWYQYHCLDVLAFLFTCVAIAVFILVKCCLFCCRRCGRIAKRKKE; via the exons ATGATGGGGCCAAGCTTCCCCTGGCTCCTCTGGGCCTGTGCATGCTGCTGGAGCACTGGCTTGTGTGGGAAGGTGGTGGTCTGGCCCACCGATGCAAGTCACTGGATCAATGTGAAAGTGCTGCTGGAAGAGCTCGTTGTCCGGGGTCATGAAGTGACTGTGCTGGTGCCCTCAAGCAATCTGCTCATCAACTACCAAGacacctcctctcccttcacCTTTGAGGTACTGCAAGTCCCCTTTACCCAGAAGACCCTGGATGCTATCATGGAGGACTTCCTCAATTTCTGGATTAATGAGGTCTCTAATTTCTCCCCCTGGGAAATCATGTGGAGGATGAAAGAAGACCTGGAAGCCTTTACCAATATGTCAAGGCAGACCTGTGACACCTTGGTGATGAATCCTCAGCTGATAGCAAAGCTGCAGCAGGCCAAGTTTGATGTTCTGCTAGCTGACCCCCTGTCTGTAGGCGGGGAGCTCATAGCAGAAATCCTAGCAATACCTTTTGTCTACAGCTTCCGCTTCTCTGATGGGAATGCAGTAGAGCGGTTGTGCGGTGGGCTCCCATCCCCACCTTCTTATGTACCTGCTAGCACAAGGGGGATGACAGACCAGATGTCCTTCATGGAAAGACTACAGAACTTCCTCTTTTACTTTtacatagatttatttttcttgacgTTTTGGAGAGATGAATGGGATTGGTACTACACTAATGTCTTAG GAAGGCCCACAACCCTGTGTGAGACGATGGGTAAAGCAGAGATATGGTTAATCAGAACATACTGGGATTTTGAATTTCCACGCCCTTTCCTGCCCAACTTTGAATTCGTTGGAGGACTTCATTGCCAGCCTGCAAAGCCATTACCAAAG gaaatggaagaatttGTTCAGAGCTCAGGGGAACACGGCATTGTGGTATTCTCTCTCGGGTCGATGGTCCACAACCTAACtgatgaaaaaagtaatttgattgCCAGAGCCCTCAGCCAGCTTCCACAAAAG GTCCTCTGGCgctacaaagggaaaaaaccagaaactcTGGGCTCGAACACCAGGATTTATGACTGGATACCCCAAAATGACCTGCTTG GCCATCCCTTGGCAAAAGCATTTATTACTCATGGTGGGACCAATGGGATCTATGAAGCTATCTACCACGGGATCCCAATGGTTGGGATTCCCATGTTTGCTGACCAGCACGACAACATTGCTCACATGAGGGCAAAGGGAGCTGCAGTTGAGCTGGATTTCAGCACAATGAAGACGCAGGACCTAGTTGATGCACTGAAAACAGTCATTAACAATTCCAC ctatAAGGAAAATGCTCTAAGGTTATCCAAGATACACCATGACCAGCCAGTTAAGCCTCTGGACAGAGCAGTCTTCTGGATTGAATTTGTCATGCGTCACAAAGGAGCAAAGCACTTGAGACCAGCTGCTCATCATCTAACCTGGTACCAGTACCACTGCCTGGATGTTCTGGCATTCTTGTTCACCTGTGTAGCCATTGCTGTCTTCATTCTTGTCAAATGCTGCTTATTTTGCTGTAGGAGATGTGGCAGGattgcaaagaggaagaaagaatag
- the YTHDC1 gene encoding YTH domain-containing protein 1 isoform X2: protein MAADSREEKDGELNVLDDILTDAPDQDDELYNPDSEQDKSEKKGSKRKTDRLENAESKRQKPSVHSSRQMMPKPPSSSVSNNKRIVSMKGKLVSEYKNEEYQRSDRSKRPDGDRKTRMSSSSREPYKGQPEKTCIRKRDIDRRAKSSTPDGSERIRHDVDRRPSRSSHSSKEEVNSEEYCSDHETGSSGSSEQGNTENEEEGMEEEEDDEGEEDEEVEEDGEEDEEEYEQDERDQKEGNDYDTRSEASDSDSESASFTDGSVRSGTGSDASDEKKKERKRARGISPIVFDRSGSSASESYAGSEKKHEKLSSSVRAVQKDQTSKLKYILQDARFFLIKSNNHENVSLAKAKGVWSTLPVNEKKLNAAFRSARSVILIFSVRESGKFQGFARLSSESHHGGSPVHWVLPAGMNAKMLGGVFKIDWICRRELPFTKSAHLTNPWNEHKPVKIGRDGQEIEPECGTQLCLLFPPDESIDLYQVIHKMRHKRRMHSQPRSRGRPSRRDPVRDVGRRRPEDYDIHNSRKKPRIDYPPEFHQRPGYIKDPRYPEVDRRFSGVRRDVFLNGSYNDYVREFHNMGPPPPWQGMPPYPGMEQPPHHPYYQHHAPPPQAHPPYSGHHPVPHEARYRDKRVHDYDMRVDDFLRRTQAVVSGRRSRPRERDRERERDRPRDNRRDRERDRGRDRERERERICDRDRDRGERGRYRR, encoded by the exons ATGGCGGCTGATAGCCGGGAGGAAAAAG atggtGAACTGAATGTTCTGGATGACATTTTGACTGATGCTCCTGACCAAGATGATGAGTTGTATAACCCTGACAGCGAGCAagataaaagtgagaaaaagg gatcaaaaagaaaaactgacagGTTGGAAAACGCTGAAAGCAAGAGACAAAAACCTTCTGTGCATTCATCAAGGCAAATGATGCCAAAGCCTCCTAGTTCATCAGTTAGCAATAACAAGAGAATAGTGAGTATGAAAGGAAAACTAGTATCAGAATACAAGAATGAGGAGTATCAGAGGTCTGATAGAAGCAAGCGCCCAGATGGTGATCGGAAGACACGCATGTCAAGCAGTTCCAGGGAACCTTATAAAGGACAACCAGAAAAAACTTGCATAAGGAAGAGGGATATTGACAGAAGAGCAAAGTCTTCTACACCAGATGGTTCAGAG AGAATTAGGCATGATGTGGATAGAAGGCCAAGCAGATCCAGCCATTCCTCTAAAGAAGAGGTGAACTCTGAAGAATATTGTTCAGATCACGAGACTGGCAGTAGTGGTTCCTCTGAACAAGGCAATACAGAGAATGAGGAGGAGGgaatggaagaagaggaagatgatgaaggggaggaggatgaagaggtCGAAGaagatggggaggaggatgaagaagagTATGAACAGGATGAGAGAGatcagaaggaaggaaatgactATGACACACGAAGTGAAGCCAGCGATTCTGATTCTGAATCCGCCTCTTTCACAGATGGGTCAGTCAGATCTGGGACTGGTTCAGATGCATCAG atgagaaaaagaaggagaggaagagggctAGAGGTATCTCTCCAATTGTTTTTGACAGAAGTGGAAGTTCTGCATCAGAATCGTATGCAG GTTCAGAAAAGAAGCATGAGAAATTATCATCTTCCGTTCGTGCTGTCCAAAAAG accAAACAAGTAAACTTAAATACATTCTCCAAGATGCAAGATTCTTTCTCATCAAGAGTAATAACCATGAAAACGTATCACTTGCTAAAGCAAAG ggaGTATGGTCGACACTTCCAGTGAATGAGAAGAAGCTTAATGCTGCATTTAGATCAGCAAGGAGtgttattttgatattttctgtaaGAGAAAGTGGCAAATTTCAAG GATTTGCAAGACTATCTTCAGAGTCCCATCATGGAGGATCACCTGTACactgggtgctgcctgcaggaaTGAATGCAAAAATGTTGGGAGGTGTCTTTAAAATTGACTGGATTTGCAG GCGTGAATTGCCGTTCACTAAGTCTGCTCACCTGACCAATCCTTGGAACGAACATAAGCCAGTAAAGATTGGACGCGATGGacag GAAATTGAGCCGGAATGTGGAACCCAACTttgtcttctcttccctcctgaTGAAAGTATTGACTTGTATCAAGTCATTCATAAAATGAGGCACAAGAGAAGAATGCACTCACAACCCCGATCAAGAGGACGCCCATCCCGGCGAGACCCCGTTCGGGACGTGGGAAG GCGTCGACCAGAAGATTATGATATTcataacagcagaaagaaaccaaGGATTGACTATCCCCCTGAGTTTCACCAAAGACCAG GGTATATAAAGGATCCCAGATATCCTGAAGTAGACAG ACGATTTTCAGGAGTTCGAcgagatgtatttttaaatggg TCCTACAATGATTATGTGAGGGAATTCCACAACATGGGACCACCACCACCATGGCAAGGAATG CCACCATATCCAGGTATGGAGCAGCCACCGCACCACCCTTACTATCAGCACCACGCACCTCCACCTCAAGCTCACCCTCCATACTCAGGACATCATCCTGTACCACATGAAGCAAGATACAGAGACAAACGAGTA CACGACTATGACATGAGAGTAGACGACTTTCTTCGCCGCACACAAGCAGTTGTCAGCGGTCGGAGGAGCAGGCCTCGGGAGAGGGACCGAGAGCGGGAACGGGACCGTCCTAGAGATAATAGAAGAGACAGAGAACGTGACAGAGGCCGTGATcgggaaagggagagagaaaggatttGTGACCGGGACAGAGACAGAGGTGAAAGAGGTAGATACCGAAGATAA
- the LOC104635119 gene encoding UDP-glucuronosyltransferase 2A2 isoform X2, which produces MATKVTGSKKYLQLLLFQVSLLGSVFCGNVLVWPTEGSHWLNVKIVIQELIRRGHRVTVLVSNASLFIKPRAEATEKFEVYNVPFKKDTVENLIEDVVALWLNNRPTTLTFWQFYKELGKLSKNWHQMNRLMCDAVLTNQELMAHLQGSSYDLLLSDPVTLCGDLLALKLAIPFIYSLRFSPASTVERHCGKIPAPPSYAPAALSELTDCMSFGERIKNIVSYHLQDYVFQSYWGEWDVYYSKVLVWPADNSHWLNMEYILQELVVRGHDVTVLLPSCFLILNPTQPSPFQFEVVEVPITKKEMAAFLEEGFYFWFYQERALPVWESIYKVSQLMYKLENITKIICDEVLKNEALLERLKASNFDVLLADPLVPSGELFAEKLGIPFVYTIRFSIGNTVERLCGTLPAPPSYVPATLSRLTDGMSFLERLKNILFYNVQDIVYHYLLWGSWDQYYSDVLGRPTTLCETMGKAEIWLIRTYWDFEFPRPFLPNFEFVGGLHCQPAKPLPKEMEEFVQSSGEHGIVVFSLGSMVHNLTDEKSNLIARALSQLPQKVLWRYKGKKPETLGSNTRIYDWIPQNDLLGHPLAKAFITHGGTNGIYEAIYHGIPMVGIPMFADQHDNIAHMRAKGAAVELDFSTMKTQDLVDALKTVINNSTYKENALRLSKIHHDQPVKPLDRAVFWIEFVMRHKGAKHLRPAAHHLTWYQYHCLDVLAFLFTCVAIAVFILVKCCLFCCRRCGRIAKRKKE; this is translated from the exons ATGGCCACAAAAGTCACTGGTTCTAAGAAATAcctccagctgctccttttTCAGGTCAGTCTTCTAGGGTCTGTCTTCTGCGGGAATGTGTTGGTCTGGCCAACGGAAGGCAGCCACTGGCTGAACGTGAAGATAGTTATACAGGAGCTCATCCGCCGCGGGCACAGAGTTACTGTCCTGGTATCCAACGCATCCCTCTTCATTAAACCCAGGGCTGAGGCCACAGAGAAGTTTGAGGTCTATAATGTGCCCTTCAAGAAAGACACTGTGGAGAACCTGATCGAGGATGTAGTGGCACTGTGGCTGAATAACAGGCCAACCACCTTGACCTTCTGGCAGTTTTACAAGGAGCTGGGAAAACTGTCCAAAAACTGGCACCAGATGAACAGGCTGATGTGCGACGCAGTGCTAACCAACCAAGAACTGATGGCCCACTTGCAGGGGTCTAGCTATGACCTGCTGCTGTCAGACCCGGTGACCCTCTGCGGGGACCTCCTGGCTCTCAAGCTGGCCATCCCCTTCATCTATTCGCTGCGCTTCTCCCCGGCCTCCACCGTGGAGAGGCACTGCGGCAAGATCCCAGCCCCACCGTCCTATGCGCCTGCAGCCCTGTCTGAGCTCACTGACTGCATGTCCTTTggtgaaagaataaaaaacatcGTGTCTTACCACCTGCAAGACTATGTTTTCCAGAGCTATTGGGGAGAATGGGATGTCTACTACAGCAAG GTGTTGGTCTGGCCGGCTGACAACAGCCACTGGCTGAACATGGAGTACATACTCCAGGAGCTTGTCGTCCGGGGCCACGACGtgactgtgctgctgccttcGTGCTTCCTCATCCTCAACCCTACACAGCCCTCACCCTTCCAGTTTGAGGTGGTGGAGGTGCCGATCACCAAAAAGGAGATGGCTGCCTTTCTGGAAGAAGGTTTCTATTTTTGGTTTTACCAGGAGAGAGCGCTACCTGTCTGGGAAAGTATTTACAAGGTATCTCAACTGATGTACAAGCTAGAGAACATAACCAAAATCATTTGTGATGAAGTCCTGAAGAATGAGGCGCTTCTGGAGAGACTGAAGGCATCCAACTTTGATGTCCTCTTGGCAGACCCACTGGTACCCAGTGGGGAGCTGTTTGCCGAGAAGCTGGGTATTCCCTTCGTGTACACCATCCGGTTCTCCATAGGCAACACGGTGGAGCGGCTCTGTGGGACACTCCCAGCACCTCCTTCCTACGTACCAGCCACCCTAAGCCGCCTAACAGATGGGATGTCCTTCCTGGAAAGGCTAAAAAACATCTTATTCTACAATGTGCAGGATATTGTATATCATTACCTTCTCTGGGGAAGCTGGGATCAGTACTACAGTGATGTTTTAG GAAGGCCCACAACCCTGTGTGAGACGATGGGTAAAGCAGAGATATGGTTAATCAGAACATACTGGGATTTTGAATTTCCACGCCCTTTCCTGCCCAACTTTGAATTCGTTGGAGGACTTCATTGCCAGCCTGCAAAGCCATTACCAAAG gaaatggaagaatttGTTCAGAGCTCAGGGGAACACGGCATTGTGGTATTCTCTCTCGGGTCGATGGTCCACAACCTAACtgatgaaaaaagtaatttgattgCCAGAGCCCTCAGCCAGCTTCCACAAAAG GTCCTCTGGCgctacaaagggaaaaaaccagaaactcTGGGCTCGAACACCAGGATTTATGACTGGATACCCCAAAATGACCTGCTTG GCCATCCCTTGGCAAAAGCATTTATTACTCATGGTGGGACCAATGGGATCTATGAAGCTATCTACCACGGGATCCCAATGGTTGGGATTCCCATGTTTGCTGACCAGCACGACAACATTGCTCACATGAGGGCAAAGGGAGCTGCAGTTGAGCTGGATTTCAGCACAATGAAGACGCAGGACCTAGTTGATGCACTGAAAACAGTCATTAACAATTCCAC ctatAAGGAAAATGCTCTAAGGTTATCCAAGATACACCATGACCAGCCAGTTAAGCCTCTGGACAGAGCAGTCTTCTGGATTGAATTTGTCATGCGTCACAAAGGAGCAAAGCACTTGAGACCAGCTGCTCATCATCTAACCTGGTACCAGTACCACTGCCTGGATGTTCTGGCATTCTTGTTCACCTGTGTAGCCATTGCTGTCTTCATTCTTGTCAAATGCTGCTTATTTTGCTGTAGGAGATGTGGCAGGattgcaaagaggaagaaagaatag
- the YTHDC1 gene encoding YTH domain-containing protein 1 isoform X1: MAADSREEKDGELNVLDDILTDAPDQDDELYNPDSEQDKSEKKGSKRKTDRLENAESKRQKPSVHSSRQMMPKPPSSSVSNNKRIVSMKGKLVSEYKNEEYQRSDRSKRPDGDRKTRMSSSSREPYKGQPEKTCIRKRDIDRRAKSSTPDGSERIRHDVDRRPSRSSHSSKEEVNSEEYCSDHETGSSGSSEQGNTENEEEGMEEEEDDEGEEDEEVEEDGEEDEEEYEQDERDQKEGNDYDTRSEASDSDSESASFTDGSVRSGTGSDASDEKKKERKRARGISPIVFDRSGSSASESYADQTSKLKYILQDARFFLIKSNNHENVSLAKAKGVWSTLPVNEKKLNAAFRSARSVILIFSVRESGKFQGFARLSSESHHGGSPVHWVLPAGMNAKMLGGVFKIDWICRRELPFTKSAHLTNPWNEHKPVKIGRDGQEIEPECGTQLCLLFPPDESIDLYQVIHKMRHKRRMHSQPRSRGRPSRRDPVRDVGRRRPEDYDIHNSRKKPRIDYPPEFHQRPGYIKDPRYPEVDRRFSGVRRDVFLNGSYNDYVREFHNMGPPPPWQGMPPYPGMEQPPHHPYYQHHAPPPQAHPPYSGHHPVPHEARYRDKRVHDYDMRVDDFLRRTQAVVSGRRSRPRERDRERERDRPRDNRRDRERDRGRDRERERERICDRDRDRGERGRYRR, translated from the exons ATGGCGGCTGATAGCCGGGAGGAAAAAG atggtGAACTGAATGTTCTGGATGACATTTTGACTGATGCTCCTGACCAAGATGATGAGTTGTATAACCCTGACAGCGAGCAagataaaagtgagaaaaagg gatcaaaaagaaaaactgacagGTTGGAAAACGCTGAAAGCAAGAGACAAAAACCTTCTGTGCATTCATCAAGGCAAATGATGCCAAAGCCTCCTAGTTCATCAGTTAGCAATAACAAGAGAATAGTGAGTATGAAAGGAAAACTAGTATCAGAATACAAGAATGAGGAGTATCAGAGGTCTGATAGAAGCAAGCGCCCAGATGGTGATCGGAAGACACGCATGTCAAGCAGTTCCAGGGAACCTTATAAAGGACAACCAGAAAAAACTTGCATAAGGAAGAGGGATATTGACAGAAGAGCAAAGTCTTCTACACCAGATGGTTCAGAG AGAATTAGGCATGATGTGGATAGAAGGCCAAGCAGATCCAGCCATTCCTCTAAAGAAGAGGTGAACTCTGAAGAATATTGTTCAGATCACGAGACTGGCAGTAGTGGTTCCTCTGAACAAGGCAATACAGAGAATGAGGAGGAGGgaatggaagaagaggaagatgatgaaggggaggaggatgaagaggtCGAAGaagatggggaggaggatgaagaagagTATGAACAGGATGAGAGAGatcagaaggaaggaaatgactATGACACACGAAGTGAAGCCAGCGATTCTGATTCTGAATCCGCCTCTTTCACAGATGGGTCAGTCAGATCTGGGACTGGTTCAGATGCATCAG atgagaaaaagaaggagaggaagagggctAGAGGTATCTCTCCAATTGTTTTTGACAGAAGTGGAAGTTCTGCATCAGAATCGTATGCAG accAAACAAGTAAACTTAAATACATTCTCCAAGATGCAAGATTCTTTCTCATCAAGAGTAATAACCATGAAAACGTATCACTTGCTAAAGCAAAG ggaGTATGGTCGACACTTCCAGTGAATGAGAAGAAGCTTAATGCTGCATTTAGATCAGCAAGGAGtgttattttgatattttctgtaaGAGAAAGTGGCAAATTTCAAG GATTTGCAAGACTATCTTCAGAGTCCCATCATGGAGGATCACCTGTACactgggtgctgcctgcaggaaTGAATGCAAAAATGTTGGGAGGTGTCTTTAAAATTGACTGGATTTGCAG GCGTGAATTGCCGTTCACTAAGTCTGCTCACCTGACCAATCCTTGGAACGAACATAAGCCAGTAAAGATTGGACGCGATGGacag GAAATTGAGCCGGAATGTGGAACCCAACTttgtcttctcttccctcctgaTGAAAGTATTGACTTGTATCAAGTCATTCATAAAATGAGGCACAAGAGAAGAATGCACTCACAACCCCGATCAAGAGGACGCCCATCCCGGCGAGACCCCGTTCGGGACGTGGGAAG GCGTCGACCAGAAGATTATGATATTcataacagcagaaagaaaccaaGGATTGACTATCCCCCTGAGTTTCACCAAAGACCAG GGTATATAAAGGATCCCAGATATCCTGAAGTAGACAG ACGATTTTCAGGAGTTCGAcgagatgtatttttaaatggg TCCTACAATGATTATGTGAGGGAATTCCACAACATGGGACCACCACCACCATGGCAAGGAATG CCACCATATCCAGGTATGGAGCAGCCACCGCACCACCCTTACTATCAGCACCACGCACCTCCACCTCAAGCTCACCCTCCATACTCAGGACATCATCCTGTACCACATGAAGCAAGATACAGAGACAAACGAGTA CACGACTATGACATGAGAGTAGACGACTTTCTTCGCCGCACACAAGCAGTTGTCAGCGGTCGGAGGAGCAGGCCTCGGGAGAGGGACCGAGAGCGGGAACGGGACCGTCCTAGAGATAATAGAAGAGACAGAGAACGTGACAGAGGCCGTGATcgggaaagggagagagaaaggatttGTGACCGGGACAGAGACAGAGGTGAAAGAGGTAGATACCGAAGATAA